A segment of the Microbacterium luteolum genome:
GCCCGGCTGCTCACGGGCGGCGGACGGGTCGACCTCGGCGGCGACCTCAGCGAGGGCTACTACGTCGAGCCGACCGTGTTCGAGGGCACGAACGACATGCGCATCTTCCAGGAGGAGATCTTCGGGCCGGTGCTGTCGGTCACCTCGTTCGACGACTTCGACGACGCGATCTCGATCGCCAACGACACGCTGTACGGCCTCGGTGCCGGTGTGTGGAGCCGCAGCGGCGACACGGCTTACCGTGCCGGTCGCGCGATCGAAGCGGGTCGGGTCTGGACGAACACCTACCACCAGTACCCCGCGCACGCCGCGTTCGGCGGATACAAGCAGTCGGGTGTGGGTCGCGAGAACCACAAGATGATGCTCGACCACTACCAGCAGACGAAGAACCTCCTCGTCTCGTACGCGGAAGGCCCGATGGGCTTCTTCTGAGCTCGATCCGATGGGGTGCTGAGCCTGTCGAAGCGTCGCCGATCGTTCGGCCCTTCGACAGGCTCAGGGACCCAGAGGTGGGTGCGACGAGCAAGACGTGAAAGGCACGGAGATGGTGAAGATCGGCACGTACCAGCGGGTGGACGTGACGGATGCCGCGGCATCCCTCGTTCGAGACCTCACCGTGCAGCACGGCCCGCTGATGTTCCACCAGTCCGGCGGATGCTGCGACGGCTCATCGCCCATGTGCTATCCCGTCGGCATGTTCCTCACGGGACCGGGCGACGTCCTCCTCGGTGCCCTCGACGTGGGGCTCGAGGCACCGGTCGAGGTCTTCATGTCGGAGTCGCAGTTCGAGTACTGGAAGTACACGCACCTGACCATCGACGTCGTCCCCGGACGGGGAGCCGGCTTCAGCGTCGAGGGGCCGACGGGCATGCGCTTCCTCATCCGATCGCGGATGCTGAACGACGCGGAGCTGGAGTACTTCGGCCTTCGCAGCGACACGTGAGTTCGATCTCCTGTGAGCAGGAGCGCCGCGCGTGATCCGCAGACCGCATGCGGACGCATGGACGCAACCCGTTGCAACCTCGGCCGGTATACCATTCACGTATGCGCCGAGCAGCGTCAGTCCCCAGCTGACCGCGGGCGCGGACGGCGTCAGCCGTCATGCGGAGGGAGAGTCGATCTTCTTTCGATCCCGAGGGGGGATGGGGTGGGAGTTCGGTCCCCAGCCGACACCCACCCCCACACTCCCCCTCAGCCTCTGACTCTCAATTCAGCCGGCTCCAGAACCAGAAGAGCGCGAAGCCGATGAGGAACACGATCGGCAGCCACCTGGTGCTGCGCTTCAGCCGGCGGCCCTGCGGTGCCACCCCCGGCGGCGGCGTGAGCAGGCCGACCGGTGGAGCGAACGGCAGCTGCGCGTTCATCGCGGGGGCGGGGACGGATGCCGTCGCGACGGCATCCGCGTTCTCGGCGAGCAGGCGCTCGTCTCGCCACCGCGCCCACTGGTCGAACTTCGTCAGCAGCGCACCGACCGCACCGAACAGCCACGCCCAGGTCGCGGGGTCGAGCGTCGACACCTTGCGCTGCGTGTAGAGGAACAGCCAGTCGTCGACGATCTCGACGTCGAGCTGGGCGGCGTTGTCGATGAACCGCGCCATGATGTCGGGCGTGAACAGATAGAGAGCGTCGCGCTCGTATCCCGCGGGGCAGTACAGCGTGAAGTACCGGTCGAAGTCGCCCTCGAGCGAGAGGCGCTGCTCCTTCTCGAACGACGCAGGCAGGTTCGATCCGAAGCTGTTGTTGCCGTTCGCGTCGAGCACGATGTTCGGGAGCGGCACGTCGAGCTTCACCGCCACGTACCCCCAGCGGTAGGTCGTCGAGTTCTTCCCCGACTGCACCGTGTACTGGTAGTTGCCGAACTCGACGAACCGCGGGCGGGTGCCGCGGATGAGGTCGGTCGACTGGCGGGAGCGGCCGAGGCTGAAGATCATGCCGGGCAGTGGCGGGTCGGCGATCCTCGCCTCGTACGACATGCCGTTCGCCTGGGCGAAGCGGCTCAGCCGGTAGCGCGTGGCCTGGGCGTTCCGCACGCCGAGCCAGATCATCAGGACGACCGCGACCAGGACCAGGCCGATGAGCACCAGGGGGATCACCGCGATCCCGGGCGAGCCGCTCGCCGACGCCAGGCTGAGGAACACCGTCACGATGATCGGCAGCACCACGATGCCGGCGACCGACGCGGCCACGATGCCGATGATCGTCGATGTCGAGGCGCTGGTCGACTGCCGTGCTCGCAGCTCGGAGGTGAACGCCCGGACGGCCGCGGAGTCGACCGGGTCGGTGAGCGGCCGGGCGTCGAACGTGATCGGGGGCTGCGGCGCGGTCATCGGTTCACCTGGTCGGCGTCCCAGGTCAGGTCGGTGCCCTCCGGGATCTGCATCGCCTCGAGACGGTCGTCGGCGCAGATCTCGTGGATCAGGGCGTCTGGACCCGCCACGATCGTGGAGTCGAAGTCGATCTCGGACACCATCACCCACGAGCGATCCTCCGGCCAGAGGAGGCTGGGGCTCAGGGCCGCAGGCGGGAAGCCGTGCTCCTCGGCCGGCCGGTCCCGCCAGGGCACCTGCAGCACCCATCCGGGGTCGGCGAAGGTGCGCGGCGGTGCGGAGAACAGCACGTGGCCACGGTCGGGGAGCGCGAGACGCGGTCCCTCGGAGATCTCGCGCGACAGGATGCCGTCCTGCCAGGTGGGCTTGCGGAAGACGTTGTTGAACGGATCGTGCGTGCTGCGGTTCAGCATCGCCTGGTGGTTCGGATCGTCGGTGAAGGTGAGGAACGCCCGCGACGGCGCCTCGCCGAAGAAGCCCAGCAGGCCGCCGTAGCCCTCCCAGACCGCCGCGAATCCGGCATCCGGGGTGCTCGTGTGCGCGAGGAGGTGCGTCGCGATCGCCGAGAGCATCCCGGCGCCGAGCTCGCCCTCGACCGGCGCGCTGAACTCGCGCCCGTCGGGGGAGATGCGGGTACGCCAGTCCTCGTCGTCGGGGGTGCGGACGATCCGTCGCCATTGCGCGAAGGGATGCATCGTCGTGCCGAAAGCCGCGGCGGTCTCGGCCCACGTCGCGGGCTCGTCGACGAACTGCTCGCGGAGGCGCTGCTGCTCCGCCTCGGGCATGCTCTCCCACTCGGCGGGCGTCGGCACGGGGCGATCCGGCAGCGATCGCACGATCGCCGGGTGGAAGACCCGCGCATACGCGGGGAAGCCGTGCGGGACGACTCCGTGCATCGTCGCGTGGGCGTCGTCGAGGCGCTCGCGAAGCCACGCTCCGGCGCTCGTGTCTGCGATCCACTCCATGCGACCACGCTACCGGCGTTACGGTAAGAGGCGTGCTGCTGACAGTCCACGGTCTCGGGGGAGATCCCGCATGGTGAATCAGGTTCAGGTCGCTCCAAGCGAGCGGGTCTTCCGCCGGCATCCGATGCGCATCCTCCTCGGCGCGGTCCTGCTCGCGGCGGCGCTGTCGACCGCGGCGCTCTTCCTCCTTCCGCGGTTCCTGCCGCGGACGATGAACATCTCGACCAGGGGGACGGTCGTTCTCGTCGTGGCGATCGCCCTGACCGTGGCGGTCTTCGTCGGGGCGTTCTGGTTCCGGAACATCCGCGTCGTCGTGCGTCCCGACACCGTCGAGATCGGACGAGCGGGAAGCCGTGAGACGTTCCCGCGGGCTTCGACCGTCTTCCGGTCGAAGGTCACCGAGCACCGCACGAACGGCCTGCCCAGCGGCACCACGCGCGCGCTCGTCGTGTTCAGCGGCGACCGCGAGATCACGATCGAGCTGCCCGGGTTCACGAGAGCGACGTTCAGCGAGCTCATGGCCGAGCTCAACCCGATCGCGCCGCCTCCCGTTGCAGACCCGGTCGAGGCCGCGCGAGCGCGGGCCCATCTCCCCACGACGTTCACGATCGACGCTGCCGGGGAGCGCCGACTGGCTGCGCGGCTCACGATCGGCGCGGTCGTGTTCTTCGCCGTCGCGCTCGGCTTCGGGCTCCTCGCCGCCGTGCCCGGCTTCCTCGAAGGCGAGTTCTCGGCGCTCGTGCTGATCGTGCCGATGGCTGCCGTCGCAGCGATCGGCTTCGCGATCGGCGCGGGGCAGCGCCGTCGCGTCGTGCGCGCGATCCCGGCGCACGTGACGGTGAGTCCGCACGGCATCCGTCTCGACGACGTCGATCAGCCGTACGCGCAGCTCGCCCGCATCTGGATGACGCCGCCCGCGTATCCCGTCCGACGGATCCGCTTCGAACGTGCGGGCGCCGCGCGCACCACGCACCTGCTCGCATCGTCGCGCGTCGCGATCACGCCCGACTACGCCGACCTCCTCGTCGCGGTGCGGGCGCAGACCGCGCACCTCCCCGGCCTCCTCTCGCTGGACCTCGAATGATGGCGAAGGCAGAACGGGGACTCGCGCCCGCGTATCCGATTCGCACCGAGCGGCTGCTGCTGCGACCGATCGCGCCCCGCGATGCCCCGGCCATGCACGTGTACAAGTCGGATCCGGATGCCGTGCGCTACGTGCCGTACGCACCACTGTCGCTCGCCGAGGTCGAAGAGCGCATCGAAACCACCTGGTCGCGCACACGTTTCGACGAACCGGGTGGCGGTATCTGCCTGGCCGTCGAGGACCGGGAGACCGGGGCCCTGCTCGGCGACGTCGTGCTGTTCTGGCACAGCGAGAGGGATCGCGCGGGAGAGGTCGGCTACATCTTCGACCCGGCGTTCGCCGGACGCGGATACGCCACCGAAGCGGTCGGCGCGCTGCTCGAGCTGGGGTTCGACGGACTGGGGCTGCACCGTATCGCGGCGCGGATCGACGACCGGAACACGTCATCGGCCCGCGTCGTCGAGCGCCTCGGGTTCCGACGCGAGGCCCGGCTCGTCGAGAGCGAGTGGTTCAAGGACGAATGGACCACGATGCTGGTGTACGCGCTGCTCGAGGACGAGTGGCGGGGGAGGACCGGCGCGGCCTCGGCCTGACGGCATCCCCCATAATCGAGGGGTGACTGCCACTGCGACGCTCCCTTCCCTCGACGGCCGCCGATTCCGGATGGTGTCGTCGACGACCTCGACCGTCGACCCCGATGCGCCGAGCGTGTTCGAGTACTTCGAACGCGACGGAGCGATCTGGGGCGGGTACGAGGGCGACACGGTCACGTTCGGCAAGTTCGTCGGCACCCGCACGGGCGACACGATCTGGGTGTCGTTCGTGCACGTCCTCGTCGCGGACGGCAGCGTCGTGACGGGCGACGGCGAGAGCGAGCTGGAACTCACCGACGACGGACGCATCCGCCTGGTCGAGCACTACGAGATGCACGGGCTCCCGCAGCTCAGCGTGGTCGAGGAGATCCCCGCCTGACACGTTTCGTCTCGCTGGCGCTCGCTCAACGACCGGTCGTTGAGTGAGGGAGCGTCAGCGAGCGAGACGAAGCGCCTCAGCGCGGCGGGAGGGTGTCGCGGCCGGGTGAGGCCGGGGTCCATCGCGTCATGCCGAGCGGCGCGCTGACCCCGCTGCGCTCCGGCAGGTCGGCGGGCAGCAGATACGGGCGCCGGATCACCTCGTCGAGCACGACGACGCTGACGACCGTCCGCACCTCGGGCAGCTGCGCGATCACCCCGGTGGAGAACTCGTGCACACCGCTGACGTCGACGGCCCGGATCAGCAGCATCGCGTCGTGCTCGCCTGTCGTGATGGCGCACCACTCCACGTCGGGCATCTCGAGCACGCGGTCGCGGAACGATGCCCAGGCCTGCGGGAGCACCGTGACGAACACGAGGGCGCCGATCGAGAGCCCGGCCTTGGCCTGATCGACTCTGGCGCTGAAGCCCGTGATGACCCCGTCGTGCACGAGCGACTCGACCCGTGTGTAGGCATTCGCCCTCGAGATGCCCACCTTGTCGGCGAGTGCGGCGATCGAGACGCGACCGTTATCACGGAGCACATCGAGGATTCTGTACGCGGTCTCGTCCAATGGGGCGGCACTTCGTCCAGAATGCTTCGACTGTTCCGCATCCTTGCTGGACATATTGCTCCTCACGCACGACGTTCTGGACAGAGCGTGTCAATGTGACGCACCCTTGCTGGACACATCGTCGCATATGATGCGAATCTGATCACCGGTCGTCCACATCTGGGTCGGCCACACCCGAATGTACTCCTCGCCTCTGGAGGCTCTCATGTCGTCACGTCGCAGCACGTCAGTCATCGCGATCGGAGCCGTCGCGCTCCTCGCGCTCGCCGGTTGCTCCGGAGGCAACTCCGCCAACAACGGCGACCAGTCCTCGGGCTCGGATTCGCTCGTCATCGACACCGCTTTCTCGATCGAGACGGCCGACCCGGGTCACACCTACGACCCGACCGGCAACATGATCGCGAAGGCCCTGTACGAGACCCTCGTCGACTTCGAGGGCTCCGACGTCTCGACCCCCGTTCCCGGTCTCGCCTCGTGGGAGCAGAACGAGGCCGCGACCGAGTTCACCTTCACGCTCGAAGGCGACCGCGTCTTCTCCGACGGTTCGCCGATCGAGGCGAAGGACGTCGTCTTCACGCTGCAGCGCATCCAGGGCATGACCGAGGCCAAGCCGAACTTCCTGCTCGGCGGCCTGACCATCACCGAGGTCGACGACAAGACGATCTCGTTCGTCTCCGAGACCCCGCTCCTGCAGCTGCCGGCGATCCTCGCGAACCCGGCGCTCGGCATCGTCAACTCCGACGTCGTGATCGAGAACGGCGGTACGACCGACGGCGCCGACACGGCGCAGGGCTTCCTCGACGGCGAGTCCGCCGGATCCGGTCCGTTCGTGCTCGACACCCTCGACCTCAGCTCGCAGGTCGTGCTGACGAAGAACGACGAGTACAACGGCGACGAGGAGTCCGCATACAAGCGCGTCGTCGTCCGCAACGTCTCGGAGAGCGCCACGCAGCTCGCCAACCTCAAGGGCGGCGACTCGATGGTCGCGATGGACCTGAACGGCGACCAGGTCGCCGGTCTCGGCGACGACCTCACGGTCGAGTCCGTTCCGTCGGGCCAGACGATCTTCCTGCTGCTCAACCAGTCGGATGCCGTCGCCGGCGAGCTCGCGAACGTGAAGATCGCCGAGGCGATCCGGTACTCGCTCGACTACGACGCCCTGCTCGAGCTGGCGGGTGCCGGCGCGGTCCAGGCGACCGGCGTCATCCCGCCCGGGTTCGAGGGCGCCCTCGACTCCGGTGTGAAGCCGGATCCGGAGAAGGCCAAGGCGGCACTCGCCGAGGCCGGCTACACGGGTCAGACCCTGAAGCTGCAGTTCCCGAACGACTACCCGGTCGGCGGCGTGGAGTTCACCCCGCTCGCTGAGCGCATCCAGGCGCAGCTCGAAGAGGCCGGCATCACGGTCGAACTCGCTCCCGCACCGTTCGCCACCGAGCTCGACGCCTACGTCAACGGCACCGAGGG
Coding sequences within it:
- a CDS encoding DUF779 domain-containing protein, with product MVKIGTYQRVDVTDAAASLVRDLTVQHGPLMFHQSGGCCDGSSPMCYPVGMFLTGPGDVLLGALDVGLEAPVEVFMSESQFEYWKYTHLTIDVVPGRGAGFSVEGPTGMRFLIRSRMLNDAELEYFGLRSDT
- a CDS encoding GNAT family N-acetyltransferase — protein: MAKAERGLAPAYPIRTERLLLRPIAPRDAPAMHVYKSDPDAVRYVPYAPLSLAEVEERIETTWSRTRFDEPGGGICLAVEDRETGALLGDVVLFWHSERDRAGEVGYIFDPAFAGRGYATEAVGALLELGFDGLGLHRIAARIDDRNTSSARVVERLGFRREARLVESEWFKDEWTTMLVYALLEDEWRGRTGAASA
- a CDS encoding Lrp/AsnC family transcriptional regulator, which encodes MSSKDAEQSKHSGRSAAPLDETAYRILDVLRDNGRVSIAALADKVGISRANAYTRVESLVHDGVITGFSARVDQAKAGLSIGALVFVTVLPQAWASFRDRVLEMPDVEWCAITTGEHDAMLLIRAVDVSGVHEFSTGVIAQLPEVRTVVSVVVLDEVIRRPYLLPADLPERSGVSAPLGMTRWTPASPGRDTLPPR
- a CDS encoding ABC transporter substrate-binding protein; translation: MSSRRSTSVIAIGAVALLALAGCSGGNSANNGDQSSGSDSLVIDTAFSIETADPGHTYDPTGNMIAKALYETLVDFEGSDVSTPVPGLASWEQNEAATEFTFTLEGDRVFSDGSPIEAKDVVFTLQRIQGMTEAKPNFLLGGLTITEVDDKTISFVSETPLLQLPAILANPALGIVNSDVVIENGGTTDGADTAQGFLDGESAGSGPFVLDTLDLSSQVVLTKNDEYNGDEESAYKRVVVRNVSESATQLANLKGGDSMVAMDLNGDQVAGLGDDLTVESVPSGQTIFLLLNQSDAVAGELANVKIAEAIRYSLDYDALLELAGAGAVQATGVIPPGFEGALDSGVKPDPEKAKAALAEAGYTGQTLKLQFPNDYPVGGVEFTPLAERIQAQLEEAGITVELAPAPFATELDAYVNGTEGFGLWFWGPDYADSANFLPFAPGLKVGLRAGWSADANPEIAGIAAGAASATDEAVRADAFTSFAEAMQAEGPFVPLIVPGRNIATAGDVAGAVYNSVWEMDIAEITPAG